The Sabethes cyaneus chromosome 1, idSabCyanKW18_F2, whole genome shotgun sequence DNA segment ATCAGATTTGGCACAATCACAGAATGGAAAATGTTTCCATGTTCTTTTTCGTTACTTACCAATAGTGCATATGTTACGTTTGAAAAAAGTGTGATGGCTCGCAAAGCTTATACATGTCCCAGTCACTTCTTCCAAGGCATCGCCCTGGAGATCTATAATAAGGAGATAACCTACGGTGAAACCGTTTCCACTCATGCTGTGTTACTGACGAATACCAGTATATGTAAGTTGTTTACTAGCTTGCATCGAAAGTCACTAATCAAGATAATCTCGTTGTTTTCGCAGTTTTGACAAATGAAGAAATCTACGAAGCTCTGAGCTTATGTGGCGCCATAAAGTACCTGCACCGCACCAGCAAGCGCGCTATTGTCCGATTTGAATCCCCTGAAGCCGCACTGCGTGCTGTTAAGGTGAAACAAATCGCAGAAGAATATGTCTTTATCTCGATGTACACTGAGCGTAAGCACACACGATTTAATTGATTGTTTAAATCAATTCATTTAATTCATTTCCATTTACAGAAGGCTACAATGCAGAACAACTCGTTACCTTTCTTCCTATGAGAAAAGCAAGCGCGCTTAGGGAAGCAAAGAAAGAATTGGTTGGAACAGTAGCTCTGGCAGAAACTCACAGCCTTATAGAGACAATTCAAAGTTTTCACTACTATAATCCTGACCCGGCAGTGTACCGAAATGAAGGTAAAGTGCTTTCTATGCCGAAGTACCACAATGGTTTACATTTGgcttacatttttttttgtccacAGTAATGGTAATGAACTATCCTCCGCTAGCAACATGTGACGACTTTAGGAGTTTTTTCAAACATCAAGGTTTAATAGAACAGTTTCGAAAGGAAAATGTAATGGGTCTGCAACCGGCAGTATTTCTGAGCTTCCCTAACAAACTGGAAGCAAGACGAGCATGCGCGTTGAATCAGACAATGATGAACAATAAGAGAGTGCTAGTTTTTATGGCATGTGAGAGGTTTTTGATCAACCCAGAGTCAACAGTACTGGCATTTAAGCTGGGCCTTGATGCTACAGACGAAAAGCTTGTGGACCGATTGAATAAAAAGTCTAAAGTTAAATTTGTAATGCGCATAGATGAGCACAGGGCTTTGGTACAATTTGCAGATGCGTTGGATGATCGCGATACGTCGGACAAGCTTGGCACACTTGTCGATGCTGTATACAAACTGTATAGCTTGCAACAGACTGCGACGGTAGACGAACATTTGCTCCCTCTCATGCCTCCTGATAGACCGACTGATGATAGATATGAGAACTCATTCGGACCGTCATCATATTATGTGCCAGGTGGAGACAGTTCCTCTGAAGCCTCTGAAACTGATATGCCAACGGAGGATCTTCAAGATATTATTACTGTAGAAATGACGGACGTCAGTGACCCTACTCCCACTCACACTTCGAATCGTCCTTCTGAAAATTCactatcaagaattttcagctTGCAGCCCCCGCTGGTTGTTACTGAACAATCTCCGCACGTGCCGTTTGCCAATGCAGTACCTTCTACCAGGCCTGCGAATACGGCTTTGCCTAATGTACCGAACAACAACGTTCCTCTGCTAAACACTACCATAGCGGCTTCGCAGTCTGACATTATTCGTACTGAAAATTGGGGATCATCAATCAGCACTAGCATGCTGCAGCTGCCCCCTATTGCGCCCGCTATGTTACGACTTATGCAGAAGGTGGAAAATCTTATGCTGTACACGCCAGCGTTTACCGGCATGACGATGATGCAACAATATCTACTAGTTAATGGAATTGTTAACTATATTATTGCTAATCCAAACTATTTCGATATAAATCAGGAGAACAGAATTGATGGCTTGATGAACGTCCAGCAGGGATTCGAGTTTGCACATGTCCTTCGGCAGTTTCCACGTGGCCGGCCACAGCAGCTTCTTTCGCTGATCGAGGCAGACTATCTTGAAACCATCAATCAAGCCATTAGTCAATCGAACCCAGAACCAGAAGTGGACATGAACACAAACAATGCTGTCAATAATACGGAATCATCGATAAGCACAATGGATAAAGTAAATCTGGTAGCCGCTATATGTGAGCAGTTTCGACAAATACCTCGCTTGGTCAAAATGACTATGGATGacaaaatcgattttctgttaCGCGGCTTCAACGACTTCCAATGTGCTAACTTGTTAGCGCAATTACCGCGGCCTCTACAGATAGAATTAGTGGAAAAGTTACAGAAAGGCTTTGAGCCAATGGCGACAACAAAATCTCAACCAGCAGCAAACGTATCAGCGACGACAAGCTTCGTTCCCAAACAAGCTGTACCGAAAAACGATCAACCGACGCCCACAGTGTATCAGTCAAATCCTCCTGCTGTTAATCCTATTCTACCATTCTTTTCCCAAACGTGCAATCCTTATCCATGCCCCCCACCTTTTGCAGGAGTTCCCCCACCAGTCGACAATTTTTACAACAATCAATCGACCACAGTAAATCCTGCTCCTACAAATTCCAGTCTACTGTTGTACTCACAAACGTGTAGTCTTTATACAAACCCACCATCGTCTGCAAATATTCCTCCGCAAATCGAAGATTCTTATAAATGCACTCTGGCTTCATCGTCTTCCACAAAGTCTTCAAAAAAGTCTAACAATACAGGGTTCGAAAAGGTTTTTAAAGTGGGCAAAAGAGTTTACAGAAGCAAGCGCTCGCCAATATCAGACCACGAGCGGCGACGTTCACGATCCAGGTCCCGGTCGAGAAGCAGTACTACACGTGTGTACTGCATTTCTTCGGATAGTGATAACGATAGGGAGTCCCGACAAACGGGAAGACGCCGCTGCCCTGGATCTAGGTCTAAATCTACGTCCAGATCGAGGTCGCGGAGTAGATCTCCGGCACGATGGAGGAAACACGGAAGACTGACACGAAGGCGCCCTCTCACTAGGTCAAGGTCTCGATCGAGGAGTAGATCTCCGCCACGATGGAGGAAACTGGGAAGGCAAACCGGAAGGCGCCCCCTCAGTAGATcaaggtccaagtccaaatctagGTCAAGGCCTCGATCGAAGAGTACATCTCCACCACGATGGAGGAAACAGGAAAGACAAACAGGAAGACGCCCCCTCACTAGGTCTAGGTCTAGGTCCAGGTCTGCATCAAGCCCTAGATCGAGGAGCAGATCGCCGGCACGATGGAGTTCTTCTGAAAGCGAATCCGGTTCATTGGATATTAGGAATGCGGACGAACCATTGCCAGTTGGTAAGTAATGGTCTTTTGATGGTAGGTTCAGAActcgaaaaataaaaacttttcgtTTATTTTCACAGTTCTCATCAGTCATGTGGACATACATGTTCCGACGGAGAAAATTTCGGAAAAGTTCTCACAATTCGGTCAAATTGTGTCCCTCCGGCCAAGTTACAGCCAAAATGGTCAGCGAAAGAAAACCAAGCGCGTGTACATCGAATTTGATACTTACAATCAGGCACTGCAGGCACTTGGGCTACACTTGACTCTCTATCGCGGTCATATTATGCGCGTAAGATTTGCTAATCAACGGCCGACTTTGCAGGGTGTATTTGCAGTGAAAGCAACGTTTACAGATCCCATAATGATGGAGTATTCTGCGGAACTGAGTGAAGTGAAGGTTCTAGAGAGATTTAAGAAGCATGGCCCAATCGCCAATCTATATTCGCGCAATAGTCTTGAATACTTGATTGTTTACAAGCACTCGCACTCAGCTACTGCAGCGTTGAGCGAGAACCATGTGAAAGACTCTTGGAAATGTGTGGTCACTAGACTAGACGAAACTGCCTTAGATAAAAATCATTAGGAGGCTAGTGTAAACTTGGACGTGCAGTAAATTTGTTGAGTAAATCGTTACACAAATGTAACTTCTTTACAATTTGATGACCGTGAAGCAATTCTTTTCTGCATCGAACTAATTTACCTATCCATACTATATCGAATACAGAAATGCCTTTCGCATTGCTGGGGTCTTCCTCAAAGTTGTCGGCCTCTTCTGGGTTCCCTGCTGAGTATAGTTTTCGCTGGTCGTTCATCCGGCATTCTCGCTAAGTGGCCAGTCCATTGTAACCAGCCATGTTTTACTCGTTTAACATGTAATGTTGCAGAGTAGATACGACAGTCCGTCACTTTGGTTCAAACCAGATATTCGTAAGCAAAGGATTCCTGCAGTCTGCGGAATAAGATGTAGGAAATAATTTTATATGTCGAGTTCAGTAGGGTTATACCCCCGTAATTGCTGCAATCCTTCATCTAGATGGCCCTGAAACCTAATGCCCTTCTAACATACATAAAAAAGTTGCATGATAGATTCATAATACAGCCGGTTGTTCCAGAGCCTTCTAAAGTTCCAGAGATATTTTATCCTTTCCAATCGCCTTTACCGTTCTTCAATGGTCTTGCTTCACCTCGTAGTAATGTCCCAGcccacctgatctccaagaagccaaacgagaaatcgggttaaCGACCCACAAAGCCGCAGGTTAGGACAACCTACATAAACATTATAAACGCTAgtaacggctctacactgagtTAGGTATTTCCCAGATTTGTGAGGAGCGAAAGCTACCACAGGAATGAATGGAAGAAAGTGATTGTCCCATCTATGAAAGTAATGATCGACCCGACTCCTGAACTATCGTGCCACAACGCTagtgaacgccgcctacaatgtACTCTGCCAGTTACACCGGATGTGACCGATAGCAGAAggttcgtagggaattatcaagcGGGGTTCATGGGAGTGCGCGAgtctgcggaccaaatttttgctGTCCAATGTTAGGAGTACAACGTGTTCACGTATCACTTCAAAGCAgtgtacgatacagtcgatcgaggccggctatggcagataatgtgaTGTGTTTTGTGTGTATCGCGGGAATACTTTAGAGTTCTTTCGATAGTAAGGTGTGGCTCATCCTGCAGACTATTCAACATCATTGTTGAGAatatgatccgacgagcgggcaccgAAACGAGAGATATGATTTTCCCCAGAGGTAGCCATCTACTAaacttcgcagatgactttgatatcagcCAGGAACTTTGGAACACCGGGGGCAATTAACGCCAGACCGAATCCGAAAGCAGAGGCTAGATGTATCAGCATAAAAATAAGTGCGTCGAAGACCATATGCATGAATAGAAGGGCCTCAAAGGCGACAAACGAGCGCCTCCCACAGATGGTAACTGTTGGCGACAGAGAACTAGAAGCGGTAGATGAGTCCGTGTATTTGGGGTtgctggtgaccgtggacaaTAACACTAGCAAGGAGTTCCAGCGGCGCACTCGAACGAAAAATAAGGCCTTCTTGCGAAGGGTAGCAAAACGCTATATTTGAGAAGCATACGGTGCCGTACGAAGCTGGCAATGTAC contains these protein-coding regions:
- the LOC128742236 gene encoding uncharacterized protein LOC128742236, with protein sequence MDDATDDIDSTAAATTSTAAASTADGGNDQWVYVGNLPHNAKKGELCRHFPGTKTILLRRTEMRHDPAKVALISFLTQADMELACRKNRKKFMYRRLLVFCLEWNWTFSPKFSVMVKNLDGDIREEAMYKAFQSLGPIHVIHKPHYNYAYIAFAESQSVRNVLALKRFEGTNIEFFPIQRDIPMATVRLRLPHRSIQAKCQAYGLKYNSEAETQTQLLVTNIPRYAYEDDVLKYLIRFGTITEWKMFPCSFSLLTNSAYVTFEKSVMARKAYTCPSHFFQGIALEIYNKEITYGETVSTHAVLLTNTSIFLTNEEIYEALSLCGAIKYLHRTSKRAIVRFESPEAALRAVKVKQIAEEYVFISMYTEQGYNAEQLVTFLPMRKASALREAKKELVGTVALAETHSLIETIQSFHYYNPDPAVYRNEVMVMNYPPLATCDDFRSFFKHQGLIEQFRKENVMGLQPAVFLSFPNKLEARRACALNQTMMNNKRVLVFMACERFLINPESTVLAFKLGLDATDEKLVDRLNKKSKVKFVMRIDEHRALVQFADALDDRDTSDKLGTLVDAVYKLYSLQQTATVDEHLLPLMPPDRPTDDRYENSFGPSSYYVPGGDSSSEASETDMPTEDLQDIITVEMTDVSDPTPTHTSNRPSENSLSRIFSLQPPLVVTEQSPHVPFANAVPSTRPANTALPNVPNNNVPLLNTTIAASQSDIIRTENWGSSISTSMLQLPPIAPAMLRLMQKVENLMLYTPAFTGMTMMQQYLLVNGIVNYIIANPNYFDINQENRIDGLMNVQQGFEFAHVLRQFPRGRPQQLLSLIEADYLETINQAISQSNPEPEVDMNTNNAVNNTESSISTMDKVNLVAAICEQFRQIPRLVKMTMDDKIDFLLRGFNDFQCANLLAQLPRPLQIELVEKLQKGFEPMATTKSQPAANVSATTSFVPKQAVPKNDQPTPTVYQSNPPAVNPILPFFSQTCNPYPCPPPFAGVPPPVDNFYNNQSTTVNPAPTNSSLLLYSQTCSLYTNPPSSANIPPQIEDSYKCTLASSSSTKSSKKSNNTGFEKVFKVGKRVYRSKRSPISDHERRRSRSRSRSRSSTTRVYCISSDSDNDRESRQTGRRRCPGSRSKSTSRSRSRSRSPARWRKHGRLTRRRPLTRSRSRSRSRSPPRWRKLGRQTGRRPLSRSRSKSKSRSRPRSKSTSPPRWRKQERQTGRRPLTRSRSRSRSASSPRSRSRSPARWSSSESESGSLDIRNADEPLPVVLISHVDIHVPTEKISEKFSQFGQIVSLRPSYSQNGQRKKTKRVYIEFDTYNQALQALGLHLTLYRGHIMRVRFANQRPTLQGVFAVKATFTDPIMMEYSAELSEVKVLERFKKHGPIANLYSRNSLEYLIVYKHSHSATAALSENHVKDSWKCVVTRLDETALDKNH